The Pseudomonas sp. MM223 genome segment GGCCCTGCAGTCTGCCGAAGCCAAGCTGGCACGCAGCGTGCGCCAGGTGCGCGGGCTGTACAGCAACGTCGACTCGCTCAAGGCCCAGCTGGAAACCCGCCAGGCCGAACTGCGCAAGGCCCAGCAGGACTTCAACCGGCGCAAGGTGCTGGCCGACAGCGGGGCGATTGCTGCAGAAGAGCTGTCCCATGCCCGCGATGACCTGAGTGTGGCCCTGGCCGCTGTAAACAGCGCACGTCAGCAACTCAGCACCAGCAGTGCGCTGGTCGACGATACCGTGGTTTCTTCGCACCCTGAGGTAATGGCCGCTGCCGCCGACCTGCGCCAGGCCTACCTCGACCACGCTCGCACCACTCTGGTGGCACCGGTTACCGGTTACGTTGCCAAGCGTACCGTGCAGCTGGGCCAGCGCCTGCAACCAGGCACCGCGACCATGGCGGTGATCCCGCTGGACCAGGTGTGGATCGACGCCAACTTCAAGGAAACCCAGCTGCGTGACATGCGCATCGGGCAGCCGGTGCAAATCAGTGCCGACCTGTATGGCAGCGAGGTCAAGTACAGCGGCACGGTCGACAGCCTCGGCGCGGGTACCGGCAGTGCCTTTGCGTTGCTGCCGGCCCAGAACGCCACCGGCAACTGGATCAAGATCGTGCAGCGCGTACCCGTGCGAATCCACCTGAGCCCCGACCAGCTCAAGGACCACCCACTGCGCATTGGCCTGTCTACCGTGGTGGAAGTCGACCTGCACGACCAGAGCGGGCCGGCCTTGGCCCAGCAGCCGCCACAGCAGGCCAGCTACACCACCCAGGTGTATGACCGCCAACTGGTCGAAGCCGACAACCTGATCGCCCGGCTGATCCACGAAAACAGCGCAACCGGCAAGACGGCGCAGCGATGAGCAACAACGCCGCTGCCCAGTTCACGCCGCCGAGCCTGCTGCTGACCACCATCGGGCTGTCGTTGGCGACGTTCATGCAGGTGCTCGACACCACCATCGCCAACGTGGCGTTGCCGACCATTTCCGGCAACCTGGGGGTGAGTTACGAGCAGGGCACCTGGGTCATTACCTCGTTCGCGGTGAGCAACGCCATCGCCTTGCCGTTGACTGGCTGGCTTAGCCGGCGGTTTGGTGAAGTGAAACTGTTCATCTGGGCCACGCTGTTGTTCGTGCTGGCGTCGTTCCTGTGCGGTATCGCCCAGTCGATGCCAGAGCTGGTCGGCTTCCGCATACTGCAGGGTGTGGTCGCCGGGCCGTTGTACCCGATGACCCAGACGTTGCTGATTGCCGTCTACCCCCCGGCCAAACGGGGGATGGCCCTGGCGCTGCTGGCGATGGTCACGGTGGTGGCGCCGATTGCCGGGCCGATCCTGGGGGGCTGGATCACTGACAGTTACAGCTGGCCGTGGATCTTCTTCATCAACGTGCCCATTGGCCTGTTCGCTGCCGCCGTGGTGCGCCAGCAGATGCGCGCCCGGCCGGTGGTCACCAGCCGCCAACCGATGGACTACATCGGTTTGCTGACGCTGATTATCGGTGTCGGGGCTTTGCAGGTGGTACTCGACAAAGGCAACGACCTGGATTGGTTCGAATCGTCGTTCATCATTGTCGGCAGCCTGATTTCGGTGGTGTTCCTGGCGGTGTTCGTGATCTGGGAACTGACCGACCGCCACCCGGTGGTCAACCTGCGCCTGTTCGTACACCGCAATTTCCGCGTCGGTACCATCGTGCTGGTCGGTGGTTACGCGGGGTTTTTCGGCATCAACCTGATCCTGCCGCAGTGGTTGCAGACGCAGATGGGCTACACCGCTACCTGGGCAGGCCTGGCGGTGGCCCCGATCGGGTTGTTGCCGGTGATCATGTCGCCCTTCGTGGGCAAGTACGCGCACCGCTTCGACCTGCGCGTGCTGGCGGGGCTGGCGTTTCTGGCGATCGGTACCAGCTGCTACATGCGTGCGGGCTTTACCAGCGAGGTGGACTTCCAGCATGTGGCCCTGGTGCAGTTGTTCATGGGCATTGGCGTGGCGTTGTTCTTCATGCCTACCTTGAGCATTCTGCTGTCCGACCTGCCGCCGCACCAGATTGCCGACGGTTCGGGGCTGGCGACCTTCCTGCGTACCTTGGGCGGGAGTTTTGCGGCGTCGTTGACGACCTGGATCTGGATTCGCCGGGCGGACCAGCACCATGCTTATCTCAGCGAGAACATCAGCCAGTTCGACCCGGCTACGCGGCATACGCTTGAACAGTTGGGGGGCGCCAGCCCGCAGAGCTATGCGCAACTGGAGCAGATACTCAATGGCCAGGCTTACATGATGTCGACGGTGGACTACTTCACCTTGATGACCTGGGTGTTTGCCGGGTTGATCCTGCTGGTGTGGTTCGCCAAGCCGCCGTTCACTGCCAAGGCCGGGCCGGCATCGGCGGGGCATTAAGCTAAACCAAACGACCGAGGTTACAGCGTTATCGCTCTTGCTCTTGCTCTTGCTCTTGCTTCGGCTTTTGCTTCTAAGCGCGCGGTAGTACAGGCGACACAGATTGCGACTTCAGGAGGCCTGCGTTCGGCCTCCTGAAGTCGCGAAGATCAAGGTCAAGGTCAAAAGCAGATTGGTGTATGTGCTGACTTTGGTCATTCACAGGCTCGGGCATTTCGCCTATTGTCGATCTTCCCTTCCCCACGCGATTGGCACATTCATGGAGAACGTCATCGTCATTACCGGCGGCAGCCGCGGCATCGGCGCGGCCACGGCGCTGCTGGCCGCCCGCCAGGGCTACCGCATCTGCATCAACTACCACGCCGACGACCAGGCCGCCGAAAACATCCTCGATCAAGTCCGCGCCCTGGGCGCCGAGGCTATCGCCGTCCGCGCCGACGCCAGCGTCGAGGACGAAATCATCCAGCTGTTCCAGCGCGTCGACGCAGAGCTTGGCCCGGTCACCGCACTGGTCAATAACGCCGGCACCATCGGCCAACAAAGTCGGGTCGAGGACATGTCGGAGTTCCGCCTGCTCAAGGTCATGAAGACCAACGTCGTCGGCCCCATGCTCTGCGCCAAGCACGCCCTGCTGCGCATGGCACGCCGGCATGGCGGGCAGGGCGGGGCCATCGTCAACGTGTCATCGGTGGCCGCACGCCTGGGTTCGCCCAACGAATATGTCGACTATGCCGCCTCCAAGGGCGCGCTCGACACCTTCACCATCGGCCTGGCCAAAGAAGTGGCAGGCGAGGGCGTGCGGGTCAATGGCGTGCGGCCGGGTTACATCCACACCGGTTTCCATGCGCTATCCGGCGACCCGGACCGGGTCAGCAAGCTCGAGCCTGGCTTGCCCATGGGCCGCGGCGGGCGCCCAGAAGAAGTGGCCGAGGCCATTCTCTGGCTGCTGTCGGACAAGGCCTCCTACTCCACGGGCACCTTCATCGAACTGGGCGGTGGGCGCTGAGCGCGCCCATCAACCCTCAAGCAGGGTACGTACCCGCTCGGCCAACACCTCCAGCTCAAACGGCTTGGTCAGCACCAAGGTACCTCGTAGCAGTTGGCCGTCACTGAGCGCAGCGCTTTCGTCGTAACCGGTGATGAACAACACTTTGAGGTCCGGGTAGCGCTCGCGGCAGCGCTCCGCCACCTGGCGGCCGTTCAGGCCGCCGGGCAAGCCGATATCGCTCAGCAGCAGGTCTGGCCGTGCGCTGCTTTGCAGGTAAGCCAGGGCAGTGGGGCCGTCCTCGAACGCATCGACCCGGTAACCCAGCTCTTCCAGCACTTCGCAAACCACCAGGCGCAATGCCGTCTGGTCTTCGATCAGCAGAATACGCTGCGCCGTCGTGCTGCCTGTTCCCTGCAACGTGCCTTGTGGTTTGTTTGAAGGGGCCTGAGGGGGTTCGTTGTGGCGGGGAAGCAGCAGCTCTATGCGCGTGCCTTCGCCCAGCGTCGAGAGCACGCGCAGTTGCCCACCCGACTGGCGTACGAAACCGTAGGTCATCGACAGGCCCAGGCCAGTGCCCTGGCCCATGGGCTTGGTGGTGAAGAACGGATCGACGGCGCGTTCGGCCACCTCCGCCGACATGCCATTACCGTTGTCGATAATGCTCAGCCGCACGTACTCGCCGGCGGGTAGCTCCAGGGCGCGCGCTTGCTCGGCGTCAATCAACAGATTGTCGCCAATGATGTCGATTACACCGCCCTCAGGCATGGCATCTCGGGCATTGATGCACACGTTGAGCAGGGCGCTTTCCAGTTGTGGCGGGTCGATGAACGTCGGCCAGAGCTGGCCGGGGAACTGGCTGCTCAAGCGGATGGCCGGGCCGATGGTGCGGCGCAGCAATTCCTCCATGCCGGCCACCAAAGTGGCCACCTGTGTGGAACAGGGTTGCAGGGATTGCTGGCGAGAGAACGCCAGCAGCCGGTGAACCAGCGAAGAGGCCCGCTGCGCCGAACCGCTGGACAGCTCCAGTAACGGCTCCAGCGCGTCGAAGCGTGACTGGTCCAGACGCTGGCGCATTAGCTCCTGGGCACCCAGAATGCCGCTTAAAAGGTTGTTGAAGTCGTGGGCGATACCCCCCGTGAGCTGGCCCACCGCTTCCATCTTTTGCGCCTGGCGCAAGGCCTCTTCGGCTTTGGCCAGGCGCGCTTGCTCCTGTACCCGCTCGGTGATGTCATAAGCGAACAGGAAGGCGCCTTGAATTTCACCTTCATGGTCGCGCAAGGCATTGAAGCGCAGTTCATAGTGGCGTTGCCCGGGCGCCTTGCCGAAGGTACCAATCTCGACAAATTGCTCGCCTGCCAGGGCGCGCTGCCACATGGACAGGCTTAGCCGTTGGACATCGGGCTCATTACCGATCAGCCCTGGCAAGTAATCGCCAATCTCAGGTGTGCGCCCGAACAGTTGCTGAAAGTCATGCTTTGCCTGGCGGTTGATGGCCAACCAGCGCATGCCTTTATCGATCACATGCACATTGACCACGCTGTGTTCGACCAATTCGGCAAACAACCGTCGCTCCGCCAGCGCAGCGCTTACCCGTTGTTCAAGTTCTTCGTTCAGGCGTTGCAGGGCTGCCTCTGCCCGACGGCGTTCGGTAACGTCCTTGAATAAAACGGCCACCTGGCGTTTTTCGGCAGGCT includes the following:
- the emrA_3 gene encoding Multidrug export protein EmrA (*Name emrA_3), whose translation is MATPTDTPTPSAAPEPSGKRKAWLLGLLFLLILAGAGTWAWYSLVGRWHESTDDAYVNGNVVEITPLVTGTVTSIGADDGDLVHAGQVLLQFDPADSEVALQSAEAKLARSVRQVRGLYSNVDSLKAQLETRQAELRKAQQDFNRRKVLADSGAIAAEELSHARDDLSVALAAVNSARQQLSTSSALVDDTVVSSHPEVMAAAADLRQAYLDHARTTLVAPVTGYVAKRTVQLGQRLQPGTATMAVIPLDQVWIDANFKETQLRDMRIGQPVQISADLYGSEVKYSGTVDSLGAGTGSAFALLPAQNATGNWIKIVQRVPVRIHLSPDQLKDHPLRIGLSTVVEVDLHDQSGPALAQQPPQQASYTTQVYDRQLVEADNLIARLIHENSATGKTAQR
- the emrB_3 gene encoding Multidrug export protein EmrB (*Name emrB_3), whose protein sequence is MSNNAAAQFTPPSLLLTTIGLSLATFMQVLDTTIANVALPTISGNLGVSYEQGTWVITSFAVSNAIALPLTGWLSRRFGEVKLFIWATLLFVLASFLCGIAQSMPELVGFRILQGVVAGPLYPMTQTLLIAVYPPAKRGMALALLAMVTVVAPIAGPILGGWITDSYSWPWIFFINVPIGLFAAAVVRQQMRARPVVTSRQPMDYIGLLTLIIGVGALQVVLDKGNDLDWFESSFIIVGSLISVVFLAVFVIWELTDRHPVVNLRLFVHRNFRVGTIVLVGGYAGFFGINLILPQWLQTQMGYTATWAGLAVAPIGLLPVIMSPFVGKYAHRFDLRVLAGLAFLAIGTSCYMRAGFTSEVDFQHVALVQLFMGIGVALFFMPTLSILLSDLPPHQIADGSGLATFLRTLGGSFAASLTTWIWIRRADQHHAYLSENISQFDPATRHTLEQLGGASPQSYAQLEQILNGQAYMMSTVDYFTLMTWVFAGLILLVWFAKPPFTAKAGPASAGH
- the ygfF gene encoding putative oxidoreductase YgfF (*Name ygfF); the encoded protein is MENVIVITGGSRGIGAATALLAARQGYRICINYHADDQAAENILDQVRALGAEAIAVRADASVEDEIIQLFQRVDAELGPVTALVNNAGTIGQQSRVEDMSEFRLLKVMKTNVVGPMLCAKHALLRMARRHGGQGGAIVNVSSVAARLGSPNEYVDYAASKGALDTFTIGLAKEVAGEGVRVNGVRPGYIHTGFHALSGDPDRVSKLEPGLPMGRGGRPEEVAEAILWLLSDKASYSTGTFIELGGGR
- the rcsC_8 gene encoding Sensor histidine kinase RcsC (*Name rcsC_8), whose amino-acid sequence is MPSSDLHSLRQQVKALQRQNAQLESRLAGLQSHDQDFYRSLFDTMDEGFCIIEFFDGPHGPLSDYVHVLANAAYAKHAGIPDVVGQKLREMVPDEADDWVARYGAVLRTGEPLHFEQELVATGHVLSVTTFRVEPAEKRQVAVLFKDVTERRRAEAALQRLNEELEQRVSAALAERRLFAELVEHSVVNVHVIDKGMRWLAINRQAKHDFQQLFGRTPEIGDYLPGLIGNEPDVQRLSLSMWQRALAGEQFVEIGTFGKAPGQRHYELRFNALRDHEGEIQGAFLFAYDITERVQEQARLAKAEEALRQAQKMEAVGQLTGGIAHDFNNLLSGILGAQELMRQRLDQSRFDALEPLLELSSGSAQRASSLVHRLLAFSRQQSLQPCSTQVATLVAGMEELLRRTIGPAIRLSSQFPGQLWPTFIDPPQLESALLNVCINARDAMPEGGVIDIIGDNLLIDAEQARALELPAGEYVRLSIIDNGNGMSAEVAERAVDPFFTTKPMGQGTGLGLSMTYGFVRQSGGQLRVLSTLGEGTRIELLLPRHNEPPQAPSNKPQGTLQGTGSTTAQRILLIEDQTALRLVVCEVLEELGYRVDAFEDGPTALAYLQSSARPDLLLSDIGLPGGLNGRQVAERCRERYPDLKVLFITGYDESAALSDGQLLRGTLVLTKPFELEVLAERVRTLLEG